The Chitinophagales bacterium genome has a window encoding:
- a CDS encoding carboxy terminal-processing peptidase translates to MRNKILIPTLIVAVLAAFFSFKYSSKDTDAEKKSKLIVETVYKALQDGHYSPKEVDDSFSSMAYHKLLERMDYDKRFFTQKDIDVLSKYEFKIDDEIKSGSIEFFNKFTDLYDKSIRETEKYYPELLEKPFDFTKEETYVSAEDDAPYPANDKARKERWRLFLKYRALAQYVDLKKAQDKRVEDKDTTLKEVKTDAALEAEARDKVQKSMEYYFKRVNKLDDNQRFAIYMNTITNTYDPHTDYFPPDDKKKFDEMMSGSFFGIGARLQDKEGKITVTSIIAGSPCWKQGDLDAGDEIMKVAQGSEEPVDIQGYEIDDAVKLIRGPKGTEVQLTVKKVNGATMVIPIIRGEVQIEETFARSAVIESGKGKIGYIYLPEFYADFNGTSGRRCSEDVALEVMKLKNAKVDGIILDLRYNGGGSLNDVVNMGGLFIDEGPIVQVRSSHSSPAMLEDRQPGTLYDGPMAIMINQGSASASEIMAAAMQDYKRAVIVGSRSFGKGTVQKVISLDEYLKFSDKIAARSSDEPLGALKLTIQKFYRINGGSTQLKGVTPDIELPDPYTHLDVGERKDEAALKWDEIPAAKYNTVSDPVNVSKLAALSKERVSHNETFALIEQNAERIKKQENDKTYSLNEKKFREEMKEANETAERMKELEEKATKLTVVNPKEDMAKVNMDSSTIAKNEEWLKTLQKDVYIAETVNIINDMAHMDMNVNMGMSAK, encoded by the coding sequence ATGAGGAACAAGATTCTGATACCAACGTTGATCGTGGCCGTACTTGCAGCTTTTTTTTCGTTCAAGTACAGCTCGAAAGACACTGATGCCGAGAAGAAGAGTAAACTGATAGTAGAAACCGTATATAAAGCACTACAGGACGGTCACTACTCACCCAAAGAAGTAGACGATTCGTTCTCCAGTATGGCCTACCACAAGCTGCTGGAAAGAATGGATTATGATAAAAGGTTCTTTACACAAAAGGACATCGACGTACTTTCAAAATACGAATTCAAAATAGACGACGAAATAAAGTCAGGCTCCATAGAATTCTTTAATAAGTTCACAGACCTCTACGATAAGAGTATCCGCGAAACTGAAAAATACTATCCTGAGTTGCTGGAAAAGCCTTTTGATTTTACAAAAGAGGAAACCTATGTAAGTGCTGAAGACGATGCGCCGTACCCTGCCAATGACAAAGCTCGTAAAGAGCGTTGGCGCCTGTTTCTGAAGTACAGGGCACTGGCACAATATGTCGACCTGAAAAAAGCCCAGGACAAACGCGTTGAAGATAAGGACACTACCCTCAAAGAAGTAAAAACAGACGCCGCACTGGAAGCTGAGGCCAGGGACAAAGTGCAGAAAAGCATGGAATACTATTTTAAACGTGTCAACAAACTGGACGACAACCAACGTTTTGCCATTTATATGAACACGATCACCAATACCTACGACCCGCATACTGATTACTTTCCACCTGATGACAAAAAGAAGTTTGACGAAATGATGTCAGGCTCATTCTTTGGTATTGGCGCCAGGCTACAGGACAAAGAAGGCAAGATCACGGTTACATCAATAATAGCAGGCAGCCCATGCTGGAAACAGGGCGACCTGGATGCCGGTGACGAGATAATGAAAGTAGCACAAGGCAGCGAGGAGCCGGTAGACATTCAGGGCTATGAGATAGATGATGCTGTAAAATTGATACGCGGCCCTAAAGGCACCGAAGTACAGCTGACCGTTAAAAAAGTGAACGGCGCAACGATGGTCATACCTATCATACGTGGCGAGGTACAGATAGAAGAAACCTTTGCACGTTCTGCAGTTATTGAATCGGGCAAAGGAAAAATAGGCTATATATACCTGCCCGAGTTTTATGCCGATTTCAATGGTACCAGCGGAAGACGCTGCTCCGAAGATGTTGCGCTGGAGGTAATGAAACTGAAAAATGCCAAAGTAGACGGTATTATACTTGACCTTCGCTACAACGGTGGTGGCTCGCTCAACGACGTGGTGAACATGGGAGGGCTTTTCATTGACGAAGGCCCTATCGTCCAGGTAAGAAGCAGCCATTCCTCACCGGCCATGCTCGAAGACAGGCAGCCGGGTACTTTGTATGATGGGCCTATGGCGATCATGATCAACCAGGGTAGTGCTTCAGCTTCCGAAATTATGGCGGCTGCCATGCAGGATTATAAACGTGCTGTGATAGTGGGCTCACGCAGCTTTGGTAAGGGTACAGTGCAGAAAGTCATTTCTCTGGACGAATATCTGAAGTTCAGCGATAAGATAGCCGCACGCTCAAGTGATGAACCGCTGGGAGCATTGAAACTGACCATTCAGAAATTCTACCGCATCAATGGTGGCTCTACTCAGTTGAAAGGCGTTACACCGGATATAGAATTGCCGGACCCTTATACCCACCTGGATGTAGGTGAACGTAAGGATGAAGCTGCACTGAAATGGGATGAGATACCTGCAGCGAAATACAACACAGTATCAGACCCTGTAAATGTCAGCAAACTGGCCGCACTCAGCAAAGAACGTGTCAGCCACAACGAGACATTTGCATTGATCGAACAGAATGCAGAACGCATCAAGAAACAGGAAAATGATAAAACATATTCGCTGAATGAGAAAAAGTTCAGGGAAGAAATGAAAGAAGCGAATGAGACAGCCGAAAGAATGAAAGAACTTGAGGAAAAAGCTACTAAACTCACAGTGGTTAATCCGAAAGAAGACATGGCTAAGGTAAATATGGACAGTAGTACTATAGCCAAAAATGAAGAATGGTTGAAAACACTGCAAAAAGACGTTTACATAGCTGAAACAGTAAATATCATTAACGACATGGCGCACATGGATATGAATGTAAACATGGGCATGAGCGCTAAATAA